Proteins encoded within one genomic window of Anopheles gambiae chromosome 3, idAnoGambNW_F1_1, whole genome shotgun sequence:
- the LOC133393214 gene encoding uncharacterized protein LOC133393214 translates to MRHCRLYVFLIAALVLTECILAIESTDRKAIHLPTSAEQPTKLKSSRREGRFLGLLGLLTGLTLVDSLDDDNDRPRRSGFVKIDVGHPAALDAFYGAYGYSSPYWTGGSSINIKIPFRPPGAEFETMAVIPFPVHFPHTGPSHYGSAPGGIEPRPTIFSDPVPSASNGSETIAADELELPRGRKQKLASKKSSTTVKRRSRPKVSPPRTIRSTLRADAEPNEDVNVETVEETTTTNDTPTVLAPTEPTASNDPDVSATNTPTDHHAPVSEDPEPATPASIVQSELNYVTQPMIPASYYTHQHSLADLSAIELTTAASTQDFPLAAFQPSRADHWQDYYGTVAQESSNRQLGFLPIAPPAH, encoded by the exons ATGCGGCACTGTAGGTTGTACGTTTTTCTGATAGCTGCGCTGGTGCTAACCGAGTGTATACTAGCAATTGAATCAACCGATCGCAAAGCAATCCATCTACCGACGAGTGCAGAACAACCTACAAAACTAAAATCGAGCCGCCGAGAAGGACGCTTTCTAGGGTTGCTTGGTCTGCTTACGGGCCTTACGCTGGTGGATTCCCTTGACGATGATAACGATCGTCCGCGACGCTCAGGGTTCGTCAAGATTGACGTTGGCCATCCTGCCGCGCTCGACGCATTCTACGGAGCATACGGTTACAGCTCACCCTACTGGACCGGTGGATCGTCCATCAACATAAAGATTCCTTTCCGACCGCCCGGAGCCGAATTTGAAACGATGGCCGTTATACCGTTCCCCGTGCACTTTCCCCACACCGGACCATCCCACTACGGGTCCGCACCGGGTGGGATTGAACCGCGTCCGACCATCTTTTCCGATCCCGTGCCGAGCGCCTCGAACGGTTCA GAAACGATTGCAGCCGATGAATTAGAGCTTCCgagaggaagaaaacaaaagctcgCTTCTAAAAAGAGTTCTACAACCGTTAAAAGGCGATCCCGTCCGAAGGTGAGTCCTCCGAGAACGATACGCAGCACACTGCGAGCGGACGCAGAACCAAATGAGGATGTTAACGTGGAAACGGTTGAGGAAACAACCACCACGAACGATACGCCAACGGTGCTAGCGCCCACCGAACCGACCGCGAGTAACGATCCCGATGTCTCCGCTACTAATACACCGACCGATCATCATGCGCCCGTTTCCGAAGATCCCGAACCAGCCACCCCGGCGTCGATCGTTCAATCCGAGCTCAATTACGTAACCCAGCCAATGATACCAGCGTCCTATTACACGCACCAGCACAGCCTGGCCGATCTGTCCGCGATCGAGCTGACGACGGCAGCGAGCACCCAAGATTTCCCCCTGGCAGCGTTCCAGCCAAGCCGGGCCGATCATTGGCAGGATTATTACGGTACCGTCGCACAGGAAAGCTCGAACCGGCAGCTAGGGTTTCTGCCGATCGCACCTCCCGCTCACTGA
- the LOC133393213 gene encoding myelin transcription factor 1-like: MVLSIVYSRIVMVVCLMLVPTNVSSYAIDHTASTDTATLQVLNEFRTRLVAEGVIRDAKELTMDTFDELEVLRLLPMVISFMKANALSSLEQDAFEHIYGSIWELVVEESHRYRGQPRNAILTALLASPEIRQTSNPKTNDPQHNSIPPPATYASREAPSQRVLHMAATIVQKYYQRQTKHTSASKRKATQARRNEPRLRSADVRTKQLSSDSIRVTIELPRYKRAIAKPKQSPTKQKAKEEVHEEEDEEEDPEMEAKILAAIQAQIGNPSLEEEDDEEDDDTAALGEDSSEYLDDEPDYMGVLGDDDDDDDDDDDDTEEYEEDDDGHLVNGLLRTSMQDFENPSFNELLLLAARHRAAQQRRQKQQQHHLAHRMKPSATLHSSYEDY; this comes from the exons ATGGTGCTATCAATTGTGTATTCGAGGATTGTAATGGTGGTGTGTTTGATGCTAGTGCCTACAAACGTCTCCAGCTATGCAATAG ATCACACTGCATCCACCGATACAGCGACGTTGCAGGTTTTAAACGAATTTCGGACACGGCTTGTAGCGGAAGGAGTTATTCGTGACGCTAAAG AACTAACAATGGATACTTTCGATGAGCTGGAAGTGCTTCGGCTACTTCCCATGGTTATCAGCTTCATGAAGGCAAACGCTCTGTCATCCCTCGAGCAGGACGCGTTCGAGCACATCTACGGCAGCATCTGGGAGCTGGTCGTTGAAGAGTCCCACCGGTATCGGGGCCAGCCTCGCAATGCAATTCTTACCGCACTGCTAGCCTCACCCGAAATACGTCAAACGTCAAATCCCAAAACCAACGATCCTCAACACAACTCCATTCCGCCGCCTGCAACTTACGCTTCCCGGGAAGCTCCCTCACAGCGAGTGCTGCACATGGCTGCCACGATCGTGCAAAAGTACTACCAACGCCAAACGAAGCACACCAGTGCCAGCAAACGCAAGGCCACCCAAGCACGCCGAAATGAACCCCGGCTAAGAAGTGCCGATGTGCGTACGAAGCAACTGTCTAGCGATTCGATTCGCGTCACAATCGAACTGCCACGCTACAAACGTGCGATCGCCAAACCCAAACAATCGCCCACAAAACAGAAAGCGAAGGAGGAGGTgcacgaggaggaggacgaggaggaggacccCGAGATGGAGGCAAAGATTTTGGCCGCCATTCAGGCACAGATTGGAAATCCCAGCCTGGAGGAGGAAGACGATGAAGAGGACGACGACACTGCAGCGCTTGGTGAGGATTCGTCCGAGTATTtagacgacgaacccgacTACATGGGTGTGCTCGgagacgatgacgacgatgatgatgatgatgatgatgatactgAAGAATATGAagaggatgatgatgggcaTCTCGTTAACGGGCTGTTGCGAACGAGCATGCAAGATTTCGAGAATCCTTCCTTCAACGAACTGTTGCTGTTGGCGGCCCGGCACAGAGCAGcacagcagcggcggcagaagcaacagcaacaccatcTTGCCCACCGAATGAAACCTTCGGCGACGCTTCACAGCAGCTATGAGGATTACTAG
- the LOC4577644 gene encoding uncharacterized protein LOC4577644, whose product MHLLVIISVLCCSQFGASYVIVDRDRDSSNTDPQLVGLGSYADHGVPPAHSSAGILSNVPIDPYAKKLLQLYYLVQVMRSYHRPAYQEPTTILSNLIDRLTKEDLRDELERLLSGVDGFEEVFNIGEYAARDPIKEQLANDFRLLFPLVVKTLTGLRESGHMGNDVTAMEDTLQGKLRDAFNDFRGLLVRVVQSESEVLNEIEELQETTYNKPSGVNDVNWNVDEKRSEAGPSAVEIVYVTEQPVASDKAVVNDYDLEVESAAASTERARVELKTDPAIVIRMQNGNDLTFLPDGRSVKYELSSGPNLLSQEPDSDEDEDDETEVIILTEDANMQHNANGNDKGSSSSPMAVMVKDPEMAALIPHIVEQLRLENVTPEERDALADIFDDLWPLMVAEADRLRTEP is encoded by the exons ATTCATCCAACACCGATCCGCAGCTCGTTGGATTAGGATCGTACGCTGATCATGGTGTGCCACCAGCGCACTCTTCTGCCGGGATCCTTTCGAACGTACCGATCGATCCGTACGCGAAGAAGCTGCTCCAACTGTACTATCTGGTGCAGGTGATGCGGTCCTACCATCGCCCGGCCTACCAGGAGCCAACGACCATCCTGAGCAATCTGATCGACCGGCTCACGAAGGAAGATCTGCGCGACGAGCTGGAACGGTTGCTGTCCGGTGTCGACGGGTTCGAGGAGGTGTTTAACATTGGCGAGTATGCGGCCCGGGATCCGATCAAGGAGCAGCTGGCAAACGATTTTCGCCTGCTGTTTCCGCTCGTCGTCAAAACGCTGACCGGGTTGCGCGAGAGCGGCCATATGGGTAACGACGTGACGGCGATGGAGGACACGCTGCAGGGTAAGCTGCGGGACGCGTTCAACGATTTTCGTGGATTGCTGGTGCGCGTCGTGCAGTCGGAAAGTGAAGTGTTGAACGAGATTGAAGAGCTGCAGGAGACAACATACAACAAGCCGAGTGGTGTGAACGATGTGAACTGGAATGTGGACGAGAAGCGATCGGAAGCCGGACCGAGCGCGGTGGAAATAGTGTACGTGACAGAGCAACCGGTCGCCTCGGATAAGGCTGTGGTGAATGATTACGATTTAGAGGTGGAGTCGGCGGCAGCGAGTACGGAACGCGCGAGAGTGGAGCTGAAGACCGATCCAGCAATTGTTATTCGTATGCAGAATGGAAACGATCTTACATTTCTACCCGATGGGCGCTCTGTTAAGTATGAGCTTAGTTCGGGACCGAATCTGCTGTCGCAGGAGCCTGATTCGGACGAGGATGAGGACGACGAAACGGAGGTGATCATACTAACGGAGGACGCCAACATGCAGCACAACGCGAACGGGAACGATAAAG gtagcagcagcagcccgatgGCCGTGATGGTAAAGGACCCGGAAATGGCCGCCCTGATACCGCACATTGTCGAGCAACTGCGCCTGGAGAACGTTACGCCCGAGGAAAGGGATGCGCTGGCGGACATTTTCGACGACCTGTGGCCCTTGATGGTGGCGGAGGCTGATCGTTTGCGCACGGAACCGTAG